The Funiculus sociatus GB2-C1 DNA window GACACAGGCTTACGCTCTATCCCTATGGCTGCTCTCCACGATGGTCAAAAGTTTCTCGTGCAGAACTACAGCGTCGGGATGATGCCCAGTCTCAGCCTCACCGATACCACACACAAAGACATCAAAAACTCTCAAGTCCTGGCAATGGGAATGGCGAAATTCCCCAACCACAGCCCCTTACCAGCAGTACCTCTGGAGTTGGCTAGCATCACACCAAATCTGTGGAAGGGCAAGTCCTTCCTCAACGATACCTTCACCCTAAAAAATCTCAAGTCGCAACGCAGCAGTTCGCAGCCCTTTGCCATCGTCCACTTGGCAACCCATGCCGAATTTGAGTTTGGTCCCCCCAGCAAATCTTACATTCAGCTATGGGACACCAAACTCCGATTAGACCAACTGCGACAAATGGGCTGGAACGATCCGCCTGTGGAGTTATTAGTGCTAAGTGCCTGTCGCACAGCACTAGGCAGCGAACAAGCAGAGATGGGCTTTGCTGGCTTAGCTATTCAGGCAGGCGTAAAGTCGGCACTGGGCAGTCTATGGTACGTCAACGATGCCGGAACACTGGGACTGATGACCAACTTCTACGAACAATTGAAAGAAACCCCCACCAAAGCCCAGGCATTACGAGAGGCGCAGATAGCGATGCTCAATGGGAAAATACGCATTGAGGGCAATCAAATGGTTACTCTCAAGGGAAATATGGTGCTACCTCCAGAACTGTCAAGACAAGGAAGTAAGAGTCTCGCGCATCCCTATTACTGGGCAGCTTTCACCATAATTGGGAATCCCTGGTAATAGAGTTTTGAGTTTTGAGTTTTCAACTAAGAAAATTTCTTGACAAACTCAAAACTCAACATTCAACACTCAATATTGTTTAATGCCCAGTTGCGAATCAGCGCATTCACCTGTTCTGGCACCTCGTCATGGGGACAATGACCCGCCCGCAGAAAATGTTCTGTCAGTTGAGGGTAGAATTTGCGAAACTTCTCTGACCTCTCTTTAGCATTTATCCAAGGGTCTGCTTCTCCCCAGAGCATTAACAACGGACAGCGCAGCTGCTGTAATAAAACATCAACTTTTTCGCCTTGGGAGGTTCTAAATACCGAGGCAAACACTTGCACAGCACCATCGTCACAGGAAGGACGATATATTTCGTCTATCAACTGCTCTGTAATCGCACTCTTGTCGAGATAAACTTTCTCTAGCGTATTGCGAATCACCGAGCGTTGCCGCACGTACTGAAACAGCAAAAAACTTGCCCACGGTTGCTGAAAAATTGATTGGGTTGCCTCACCCAGCACTTTTTGAAAGGGATGAGGTTCGGGGGCAGGATCTTTAACTGTAAACGGGCCAGCACTATTGAGCAATACTAAACCCGCCGCCTGCTCCGGACATTGAGCTGCCACACACAACGCCGCATAGCCGCCTAAAGAGTTCCCTGCCACTAAAGCAGGTTGACCAATGACGCTGGTAATGAAATCATGCAGCTGGTCGCGCCATAAGTCGCTGGTATA harbors:
- a CDS encoding alpha/beta fold hydrolase, which produces MQATPAASTAPIPGTYWQWRGQSIYYVKAGQRHPERPPLLLIHGFGASTDHWRKNITGLSKDFEVWAIDLLGFGRSAKPEWQYTSDLWRDQLHDFITSVIGQPALVAGNSLGGYAALCVAAQCPEQAAGLVLLNSAGPFTVKDPAPEPHPFQKVLGEATQSIFQQPWASFLLFQYVRQRSVIRNTLEKVYLDKSAITEQLIDEIYRPSCDDGAVQVFASVFRTSQGEKVDVLLQQLRCPLLMLWGEADPWINAKERSEKFRKFYPQLTEHFLRAGHCPHDEVPEQVNALIRNWALNNIEC